The genome window CCCAGTGTCCCCCACGGTGCAACGCCATCGTTTTTGGGAACCGCGAAGGTCATCTTAATCATATAATATCCCGGATAGGTCAGATTAACCCCATGAACCTGCCATACAGCCCCCGGCAAAGCATACTTGGTCTGAGCATAATAGGGCGAGTTCTGATTGTTCTGAATCAGCATACACTTGCCGTTCAGTACTGATTCGAGTGTTTCGCTGGTTATGTTTGAATTCGGATTGACCACCCAGGCCGCATTCAAAGCCGCGCTGTCGGCATATCCTTCAAAGTTATCCACAACCGTCACGAACGTCGCCTGAACAAGACCGATACAGCCCAAAACCATCAAAATTGCCAAACACTTCTTCATCTTTCTTTCCTCCAAAAAAGGTTAAAAGGTTTCCGGATTATTTCTCCACACACTCCACACACGAAAATCTTCCCAATTGACAATTCCGTCGTTATTCAAGTCTGCCGCATAGTCAGAACCCTCCTCAAGCCAATAAGTACACAGCACTTGCAAATCGTTTAGATCAATTTCTCCATCTCCGGATAAATCCGCTGCCGGCATCTGGCGAACCGCCATCCCCAGAATCTGCGCCGGCGACAAAACTCCCTTCCAGATTGCAAACTCATCCAGCTTTCCTGCAAACCGCCTCGGCGCCTGGTCCGGAATTACCGGCAGAATGGAAACACGGTTATCCGCCGTGCGAAATCCCCCCGTGTAGTATCGTCCCTGCGGGTTAAACGAAGCAATGAGATTTCCGTTTTTATAAATCTTCAGGGCCTGGCCCGTAGTATCCGTGCCCTGCTGCTGCCAGAGAGCATGTTCATAGGTGATCGTAATCATCTGCCAGACGCCCGCATCGTAGGGAACATTTGCATACGTCGGCACCATTGTCGTGCTGTAAAAACTGATTCCCTTTCCCCATCCCCAGTTGCCGATGCTTCGGGCGTTTCCGTTTTTGGACCAGCTGTTCGTCCCGAAGGCCGCCAGTGCCAGCGCATGATAATCTCCGCCGATGGAAATCGACGCATTCGGACGAACCCACAGATTCATCGACCAGTCATCGTCGGCATTCAGCGGCAGATTGGCTCCATTCACCAACTCAATCAAGACCTCCGTGCCGTCCAGCGACAGGGCCTGCCCGATTCGCCCTTTGCCGAACCGAAAACCGCCCTGGGCTGTTGTTGCATCATTCCCCCAGCCGCTGGAATCCGTCAGGCTGCCCTCAAATTTCCATTCCAGCACCTTCTGCGGCTGATTCGGCGAAAATTCAAAGGCCGCCGTCAGCACCGTATCAGACGGCAGAGTCAGTTCTATCAAATTCGGTTCGGCCAAATGAAGAAAACGGCTTCCGTCCCCGATTCCCTCCGCGGAATAACTCAGCGCACAAACCCATTCTTTGGGCTGAGAGCTGTTCAGGCGAACGAGACGGCTTTGCGAGCTTTCCGTACCGTTCACCGCCGCCAAAACAATCCCTTTGTCATAACGAAACGCCGCACAGTAAATCCCCTGTTCCTGCGGTCCTGCCGACAGGAC of Anaerohalosphaeraceae bacterium contains these proteins:
- a CDS encoding PEP-CTERM sorting domain-containing protein, with product MKKCLAILMVLGCIGLVQATFVTVVDNFEGYADSAALNAAWVVNPNSNITSETLESVLNGKCMLIQNNQNSPYYAQTKYALPGAVWQVHGVNLTYPGYYMIKMTFAVPKNDGVAPWGTLGGSGGDVFLSMFDCWGQKVFGASYPGDVTPSGTGWPNGIVWEMNFADYTVPGMNLENVMYITVGYDKTYYGTGALFVDDITLVGIPEPATLALLTVGGLMVLRRQR